One window from the genome of Oryctolagus cuniculus chromosome 1, mOryCun1.1, whole genome shotgun sequence encodes:
- the SCN4B gene encoding sodium channel subunit beta-4 isoform X2 → MGRFPLRRRGAPRKFGDEPAGLLLLPVALSLEVSVGKATTIYAVNGTEILLPCTFSSCFGFENLRFWWSYNTSDTYKKLIEGIVKNEKSDPKVKLRDNDRVSLEGTTKEKMNNISILLRSLEFSDTGKYTCHVKNPKEKDLEHQATIFLQVVDKLEEVDNTVTLIILAVVGGVIGLLVFILLLKKFIAFIIKKTQEKKKECLVSSSGNDNTENGLPGSKAEEKPPTKV, encoded by the exons ATGGGGAGGTTCCCACTCAGACGGCGGGGAGCCCCACGCAAGTTCGGGGATGAGCCTGCAG GTCTCCTCCTACTGCCCGTGGCCCTGTCACTGGAGGTGTCCGTGGGAAAGGCCACCACCATTTACGCCGTCAACGGCACGGAGATCCTGCTGCCTTGCACCTTCTCCAGTTGCTTCGGCTTTGAGAACCTCCGCTTCTGGTGGTCCTACAACACCAGTGACACCTACAAGAAG CTCATCGAAGGGATTGTGAAGAACGAGAAGTCGGACCCCAAGGTGAAGCTGCGGGACAACGACCGTGTGTCCCTGGAGGGCACCACCAAGGAGAAGATGAACAACATCTCCATCCTGCTGCGGAGCCTGGAGTTCAGCGACACGGGCAAGTACACCTGCCACGTGAAGAACCCCAAGGAGAAGGACTTGGAGCACCAGGCCACCATCTTCCTCCAAGTCGTCGATAAAC TGGAGGAAGTGGACAACACTGTGACGCTCATCATCCTGGCCGTCGTGGGTGGGGTCATCGGGCTCCTCGTCTTCATCCTGCTGCTCAAGAAGTTCATCGCCTTCATCATCAAGAAGACCCAGGAGAAGAA gaaGGAGTGTCTCGTGAGCTCCTCCGGGAATGACAATACGGAGAACGGGCTGCCCGGCTCCAAGGCCGAGGAGAAACCGCCCACAAAAGTGTAG
- the SCN4B gene encoding sodium channel subunit beta-4 isoform X1, translating to MSGAGDRGKAPARWLGPGLLGLLLLPVALSLEVSVGKATTIYAVNGTEILLPCTFSSCFGFENLRFWWSYNTSDTYKKLIEGIVKNEKSDPKVKLRDNDRVSLEGTTKEKMNNISILLRSLEFSDTGKYTCHVKNPKEKDLEHQATIFLQVVDKLEEVDNTVTLIILAVVGGVIGLLVFILLLKKFIAFIIKKTQEKKKECLVSSSGNDNTENGLPGSKAEEKPPTKV from the exons ATGTCCGGGGCTGGGGACCGAGGCAAAGCCCCGGCGAgatggctgggccctgggctaTTGG GTCTCCTCCTACTGCCCGTGGCCCTGTCACTGGAGGTGTCCGTGGGAAAGGCCACCACCATTTACGCCGTCAACGGCACGGAGATCCTGCTGCCTTGCACCTTCTCCAGTTGCTTCGGCTTTGAGAACCTCCGCTTCTGGTGGTCCTACAACACCAGTGACACCTACAAGAAG CTCATCGAAGGGATTGTGAAGAACGAGAAGTCGGACCCCAAGGTGAAGCTGCGGGACAACGACCGTGTGTCCCTGGAGGGCACCACCAAGGAGAAGATGAACAACATCTCCATCCTGCTGCGGAGCCTGGAGTTCAGCGACACGGGCAAGTACACCTGCCACGTGAAGAACCCCAAGGAGAAGGACTTGGAGCACCAGGCCACCATCTTCCTCCAAGTCGTCGATAAAC TGGAGGAAGTGGACAACACTGTGACGCTCATCATCCTGGCCGTCGTGGGTGGGGTCATCGGGCTCCTCGTCTTCATCCTGCTGCTCAAGAAGTTCATCGCCTTCATCATCAAGAAGACCCAGGAGAAGAA gaaGGAGTGTCTCGTGAGCTCCTCCGGGAATGACAATACGGAGAACGGGCTGCCCGGCTCCAAGGCCGAGGAGAAACCGCCCACAAAAGTGTAG
- the SCN4B gene encoding sodium channel subunit beta-4 isoform X4, producing MNNISILLRSLEFSDTGKYTCHVKNPKEKDLEHQATIFLQVVDKLEEVDNTVTLIILAVVGGVIGLLVFILLLKKFIAFIIKKTQEKKKECLVSSSGNDNTENGLPGSKAEEKPPTKV from the exons ATGAACAACATCTCCATCCTGCTGCGGAGCCTGGAGTTCAGCGACACGGGCAAGTACACCTGCCACGTGAAGAACCCCAAGGAGAAGGACTTGGAGCACCAGGCCACCATCTTCCTCCAAGTCGTCGATAAAC TGGAGGAAGTGGACAACACTGTGACGCTCATCATCCTGGCCGTCGTGGGTGGGGTCATCGGGCTCCTCGTCTTCATCCTGCTGCTCAAGAAGTTCATCGCCTTCATCATCAAGAAGACCCAGGAGAAGAA gaaGGAGTGTCTCGTGAGCTCCTCCGGGAATGACAATACGGAGAACGGGCTGCCCGGCTCCAAGGCCGAGGAGAAACCGCCCACAAAAGTGTAG
- the SCN4B gene encoding sodium channel subunit beta-4 isoform X3, giving the protein MSGAGDRGKAPARWLGPGLLGLLLLPVALSLEVSVGKATTIYAVNGTEILLPCTFSSCFGFENLRFWWSYNTSDTYKKLIEGIVKNEKSDPKVKLRDNDRVSLEGTTKEKMNNISILLRSLEFSDTVEEVDNTVTLIILAVVGGVIGLLVFILLLKKFIAFIIKKTQEKKKECLVSSSGNDNTENGLPGSKAEEKPPTKV; this is encoded by the exons ATGTCCGGGGCTGGGGACCGAGGCAAAGCCCCGGCGAgatggctgggccctgggctaTTGG GTCTCCTCCTACTGCCCGTGGCCCTGTCACTGGAGGTGTCCGTGGGAAAGGCCACCACCATTTACGCCGTCAACGGCACGGAGATCCTGCTGCCTTGCACCTTCTCCAGTTGCTTCGGCTTTGAGAACCTCCGCTTCTGGTGGTCCTACAACACCAGTGACACCTACAAGAAG CTCATCGAAGGGATTGTGAAGAACGAGAAGTCGGACCCCAAGGTGAAGCTGCGGGACAACGACCGTGTGTCCCTGGAGGGCACCACCAAGGAGAAGATGAACAACATCTCCATCCTGCTGCGGAGCCTGGAGTTCAGCGACACGG TGGAGGAAGTGGACAACACTGTGACGCTCATCATCCTGGCCGTCGTGGGTGGGGTCATCGGGCTCCTCGTCTTCATCCTGCTGCTCAAGAAGTTCATCGCCTTCATCATCAAGAAGACCCAGGAGAAGAA gaaGGAGTGTCTCGTGAGCTCCTCCGGGAATGACAATACGGAGAACGGGCTGCCCGGCTCCAAGGCCGAGGAGAAACCGCCCACAAAAGTGTAG